The DNA window GGCCTTTTATTTGGTCTCATCATTGAATAATAGCATTAGGGCTCACGAGAAATGTGCATCCTCCCTTGTTCTCCATGAGGGCTTATTCCCGTTGATTATGAAGTATGCCAAGACTATCAATGTCGAGAGGAATACGAGTGCTAAAACTGGTATAGAATACAAGAAGAATGTCCATATTCATTATGGGGAAATCTCTTCTGATGAAGAGGTGGACTTCGATGGGAACGAAGTCTTTCACATTTATAACAAACAAGGACCCTCATCGTCTAAAATCCCTAACCGTACTagcagaaaataaattattttatctaaCGAGGAGGATGACCCTGAACATGTCCCTAATTCGGTGGACGGTAGTTCTGATGTGAAGGTTAAAAGAGTGGCCAGCGTTTCTATGTCAAGAGCTATTGACAAAACCAAAGTATTTAACAATGTCAACGAGAATTATTCTAAGCGACCGAATGCCTCTCAGATTGATTTGGACGGGCCTGCGGAGGATTAGGGTGTCAATGTTTCTATACCTACTCTTGGTGGTGGGTTTACTCCTAAGGAGATGGTTTGTCGGTCCCTGAGAATACGATTACGAATATTAACTTGAGGAATTTAAAGGATAACCAAAATGCCCAATTCACCTAGATTTTTCAAGAGATTAATAATCTCAAAGAGAAGGCCAATCCACCTAATGGGGACCTCGACAGTACTAGGTCTCGAATACGCATACCCTGGCTAATGGTATTAAAGACCTTAAGGAGGAACATGAAGAGCACATTAAGGCTTTGGAAAATGACTTATAAACATCAGCATAGTTTGAGTGTGGTGGTGGAGGTGAGTATGTCTGCCATGAACAATACTAGCATTGGTCTACGTAGACTCAATGAATAGGCTGAAGTTCTTCATTATATTTCTCAGGGCAAGTGCCCCACTGGTAGCACTGAGATGGTGAAGAAAGATAAGGTTGTGAATGCTGGTACCTGTAAGAAACTTAGGGCTCCCTCAGAGGATGTGGTTGCGGATCTGGATACGAAAGAGAAGCCCCTACTTGGTCCAGCGACGAGGCTCCATAGAAAAGATAAGGGTGTGACCCGTGTTGACAACATCATTAAGAAAGTTCAGAAAATCAATGAGGATGTCATTCAGAAGAATGACAAATTGGTCAAAGTGTTGTAGTTTTGTTATGTAGAAATTCTGTATTGTTCTTGTCTGTTGTTCTATGGGGCTGCTTTTCCCTGGTTTTTATGGGTTGGTTCGCATCTGTTTTTTTGTTGGGTCCTTGAAGGTCGAGtttttatgataatattacaataatactaatacaatttacatgatttgtatagtttatttctatttgaaaataaaaaattattctattctatttacattttcaccataaattacttgaactatttaaacaaataggtttctattcaataatattattattatatataatacattaacagaataataagtaaataacttaaaacccactaacatagtcattttaaCACATACAAACATAGTAAATTTTGAAGTGTCTATAAAACCCATACAACTTTTTTAGGGTTTCGGAATTACTAGATGGTTTGATTTAGACAAATGGAAACATAAAGGTTGAGTGTACTTAGTAATTAAAAAAGGTCCCACCATTCACTTATCATGGGAAACCGTGCAACAACTAAATTGTAtagaaataaaaaacaagaaaataatgacATTTATGAATTATTAAAGAGGCACACGGAACAAGTGGCAGGAACCCTAAAATTTAGATTGTGAGAGCTCAAATATTTGAGAGTACTATGTTTGCATTAATGGAGGAGTAGAATTTTCGAAAAAATCTCATCTGATCGTGACTGCAAGAGGAGAGATAGTGGTAAAATGAGAAGATCGAGAGATGATGGGCAGTGCACACATtctgacaaaaaatgaagaataaaaCTAATGGACAGCGGGCAGCTCCAATATTCCCAATCGTCTTGCAATGCTGTCTCCTTTACTCACAATCGTTGATGCCCAAAAACAGCTCATCCAATTCATATAAGAGACGCCTTCGGCATAATAAATTCATGTACTATTTTCCCTCTTCTATAATTTCTCTCATATGAAGCATGCAATCAccatttctaaataaagcttttatATGATAGGATGTGGTAGTATCAATATACCATAGGGCACTACGTCACAGAAccttttgcacatgaagataccccTAAACTTActactcattttcatatttcttaatcTTCTAGATTGTTAAATAGGTTCACGTATTTTATTGATGTCTATTTAATTCTTGAGATATAAGCTACTCACTATacataatttctctattttttaggcTCTCATGAAGGATTCAAATGTAAAGAATGAGTATCACATGCTAGTATGTGCCAAGGTCCATTACTCTATCTATATTAACTATTATTTGACGTCCAAGCATCTAATTTAAACGATATATTCCACATTCCATATGCTTTGAGATGTATTACTATTTTAGGATTCACATGCACGTCAATGTATGGTCAAAACAtaatggtaaaatattttaatctagTCAAACTATCCTTAGTTTTGGGTATATTATTAGAGGATGGATTAATTCAACCATATATCAAGAAATGatgcaatcttgtcgaaatcttggcCCATTCTCTAATTAGCCACCCTTATTAATTTACATACACCCCCTTATATTCTATCTTATCCCGTGGATTCATGCACACATTCGTATGTATCACATTTATTATTAGATTATTCTCCATCCACACCTCAATGTCTAGGCATTTATTCTCTACATAAGTATTAGCCTTTTTTCTGTTATTGGTCAATAATGGGGCGTCCAATCAATATTGCACCATACAATACTGACCCTTGAGATTTAGCAATTTAAATTCGAATTTTTTAACTCCAAACCTTTTATTCTATCATAATTACATTTAGTACCTGTTTTATGTGATTTATTGAACATTTTGGTTTTTGAAAGAATTCAATGTGCATTTATTTAACATGCAGTCGCTTTGAGAATTCATTGAATACGAATTTGCATAAATGAAACATTTATCATAGAAACGCTTTTGGTTGGAGCACCAAGATGAATCTATCtccatcaaagttttcatcttgggaAATTTGCATGCTTCTTTTCCATTTACCTAAATTGGCCAGGCTCGTGAAGCCGACCATTCCGAAGGATAACCTAGGAGAACTTGACCCTAGTGATCTACCAGGCTCCCTAATGTGATTTTAACTATTGCGAATACTTGACAATTAGTGAAGAGTTAACTTCAAGGTAAATTGACGAAAAGTGAGATTTATTAGATCAAATGTTAGGGAAGAATTTATATTCACACATATAGAACTTACGCATATCTATGGATTTGACATAAAACAATCGTGGACATGGGGAGTGATCCCTAGTTGACATGACTTTCATGCTTATCACTGATACAACTACATACCCAATTCTTAAAAGAtggattcttaaattcaatttagatgatttatatacTTGCATGTTCAACCACATAGATTACGCTAACTTTTATCTACTTTTTCCTTCTGGTATAAATCCTTGAGCAAAACGTTATGATAGGATATGGCAATGTGAATATATAATAGAACATTGCATATAACACTTCTGCACAAGTAAAATTGAGAAATAAGATAAATAAGAacgagaataaaaataaaattcaatttagatgatttatatatgtGGATGTTCAACCACATAGATTACATTAACTTTCATGTACTTTTTCTTTCTGGTATAAATCCTTGAATAGAACTTTATGATAGGATACGGTAATGTGAATACATAATAGAGCATTGAATATAACAGTTTTGTACAAGTAAAATCTCTAAATCTTAAAAATGAATAAACTAATTAGAGCAAAATTTAAGAATGAGATAAACAAGAATGAGAATAAGTTGGAAAGCCGGATAAACCGACTAAGAATAATTATGTgtaaactaattttaaatatttttagaaaactaACCCTCCGGTTACAACACGTTTTGGAATTTCGATCTGAATGGGTCCACAAAATTCAATGGGAAGAGGGAACTGGATTACGAGTTAAGTGTACGGAAATACTTAGTGAAGGTATGGACAGAAAAAAATACGATTCACTTCGAATTGCAGCAGTCTATTCTACTTCTAGAACAATTCCAGGCGGGCAGAGATAGAgaaggggaaattaaataaattcgtCTATCCTTCTAAGAGGATCGATATTGTTATGTGGACACGTCGGGGAATCTGTTGATTTTGATTTAAGGCTCCTTCTCACTCTCTCTGTGTATATATATTGCATGGAGTGGAGTAGATGAGAGCAGAAAAAGGTTTCGAGgtttagaaaagaaaaagagaaatggagCGTTCAAAGCTGTTGGGTTTTGTGGTCTTGATATGCTTTACTATTCCAACGATATCATGTTCTTCGGACAGACTGTTTAGTGGTTGGCCGAAGTCTAGCAGcgatgaaaatgtaaaaataaggGTGAATATGACGCGCAGATCAGAGAGAGAGTTGGGTTTTTCTGAGAGATTGGGTTTGGCTGTGGATCGAAGTAAGAAGCGAATGAAGAAGATAGAGGCATTGATAAGAGGGCAATTAGACGCTGAAACGCCCGTTGAAGTAGGGGATGGAGAATTTCTGATGAGCGTTGCACTGGGAACGCCCTCTGTGAGCTTCGAAGCGATTGTGGACACGGGGAGCGATCTGATTTGGACTCAGTGCAAGCCTTGCAAGGACTGCTTCTCTCAGCCTACGCCAATCTTCGACCCCTCCAAGTCCCCCACATTTTCCACAATTCCCTGCGGTGATTCTCTTTGTGACGCCTTGGGGAGTACGCAAACCGGATGCAATCCAGATTGTACCTTTATGTATCAGTATGGCGATGGTTCCTTCACCAGCGGCGACCTGGCTTACGAGACATTGTCAATTGGGAGCAGCAAGGTTAAAGGCATTGcatttggatgcgggcatgacaacGAAGGACAAGGATTCTCTCAGGGTGGTGGCCTTGTGGGACTGGGAAGAGGTGGTCTCTCCCTTATCTCACAGCTGGGTTCCAAAGCAGAGAACATGTTCTCTTACTGTCTTTTGCCCATCACCGACTCTTCTTCACAAACCAGCCCCCTCTTTTTCGGCGAGGGTGCTTCCTTGAGCGGAGGAGCCAAGACTCTCCCACTCATCAAGAGCAGTATCATTCCCACTTTCTGGTACATTCCTATTACAGGAATcaccctcaatggtaaggcactagATATTCCTCCTGGAACTTTCGATCTGCAATCGGACGGCAGCGGAGGTATGATCATCGACTCCGGAACCACTGTTACCATCCTGGACCAGGCTGCCTACTCTCCTCTTAAGGAAGCAATTCAGTCCGCCATTGATCTCACTCCTGTAGACGGCTCTTCTACAGGTTTGGATCTTTGTTACCACACATCATCCGCTCACCTCACCTTGCCAACCCTCGTCTTCAACTTCAAAGGCGGCGTGGATTACGAGCTTCCGGCAGACAACTTTTTCATTCAGGCATCTGAAAATCTCTTGTGCCTGGCAATGTTGGGTGAACCATCGGGGAATCCTTCCATCTTCGGAAACATACAGCAGCAAAACTTCCATATCCTTTACAACAATGCTCAGAACACGCTCTCTTTCAAGCCCACTAAGTGTGATTCTCTTTaaatcatcatctccctcttctaattcttcttcttctctttttctgtcTCTCTCATTTCCTCTTCCTCTGTCCTTCGAATGCAATATGTGATCTCGTCTCCTGCGTCTGCCTATTGCACTGTCCGATATGCGAATCATGTAAATTTTCATCTTCGTAGCTGCTTATTTTCAGTAAAATTGTTTGGCCCCTGTTGTTCTCGGGGACCTTCATTTATGGTTCCTTATGATATGCTACACTATGTGTGTTATtttggcatggaaatgaaggtgcgatAATTGATTATCAAAATATAAATTGCGAGTTAAAACAACGACAAgagaatttatataattataaagcaTTTGTAATGGTCTTATCTTTTCTTCAAGTCTTAAgtgtaaaataaattattgtatgCCTATGAATATTTTTAATGGTATTTAACTTTAAGATCCGTGTCTGTGATTTATACATTCAAATAATACTTATTTTCAATCATGTCCGCATTTCACATTACTAAGATCAAACACAATTTAATGTAGCCTATATATAAGGTAAGGTTGTTGCTAAGAAGGTCTCTCTAATTTTCTCACAATTACTATTGTATAATTTTCTACTAGAGAAGACGAGTTCTCGAGAATTAAGAATATCATTTTGGAGCCTTTGCAATTTATTTAAAAGTGCTAATATTTAAGGCTATGCCTATATCACGATTCACGATTACCTATCAGCGCTTTATAGTGCATTCGATGACATCTTACACAAATCTTATATAGAAAACTTATTGATGGTGAATCGGGGCCTCTCATTTGAAAGGTTGCTACTACACTACAACGCACCttagataataaaattaaattatgtaatgtatttGTGCTTCAGAGTATGGATGTTAGACCACACATCAATTTTCAGCCATTGATAATGTGACATGATTACTTGTTTTCAACATTTTAATAGGATTGCATTAGGTTTTGGAACTTTTTTTCGTgacctaaaaaattaaaatattagtggACTACAACATAATAACACAATTATTGAGAAAAGTTTTGATTGCCTACAAAAAATCATAGTATCTTCACTCTTTCACCTTGTAAATCCTAACATGTTAATTTCAATTTCACATGATCTATGTTGCAGTGTCTACTTACGTATTATTATAGTCCAATGAACA is part of the Cryptomeria japonica unplaced genomic scaffold, Sugi_1.0 HiC_scaffold_394, whole genome shotgun sequence genome and encodes:
- the LOC131871323 gene encoding aspartic proteinase nepenthesin-1-like, coding for MERSKLLGFVVLICFTIPTISCSSDRLFSGWPKSSSDENVKIRVNMTRRSERELGFSERLGLAVDRSKKRMKKIEALIRGQLDAETPVEVGDGEFLMSVALGTPSVSFEAIVDTGSDLIWTQCKPCKDCFSQPTPIFDPSKSPTFSTIPCGDSLCDALGSTQTGCNPDCTFMYQYGDGSFTSGDLAYETLSIGSSKVKGIAFGCGHDNEGQGFSQGGGLVGLGRGGLSLISQLGSKAENMFSYCLLPITDSSSQTSPLFFGEGASLSGGAKTLPLIKSSIIPTFWYIPITGITLNGKALDIPPGTFDLQSDGSGGMIIDSGTTVTILDQAAYSPLKEAIQSAIDLTPVDGSSTGLDLCYHTSSAHLTLPTLVFNFKGGVDYELPADNFFIQASENLLCLAMLGEPSGNPSIFGNIQQQNFHILYNNAQNTLSFKPTKCDSL